In one window of Flavobacterium ginsengisoli DNA:
- a CDS encoding DcaP family trimeric outer membrane transporter has product MKKRFLQMVTIRHRAIIICFLISALAQAQEEGSKSMEIYGFIMTDVGYNFNQIQSDWYDVVRPTKLPSYKNEYGPDGNYYASVRQTRLGFKNYFNTGLGELKTHFEFELFGTGVDAGQTTFRLRHAYAELGKFGAGQTWSPFMDIGVFPNSLEYWGPTGMVFFRNIQIRYMPIQGDTRLTIALERPGASADQGDYANRVELQGVKARFPLPDLSAEYHLGTKWGYIELAGIVRKIEWKDQNNDQYNLSGDAVGWGLNLSTNINFSKNDVFRGQVMYGEGVQNYMNDAPVDIGIKNNLSNPVTPVKGVALPVVGVVAFLDHNWSDKFSTAIGYSMIDIDNSDGQTDSAFKKGQYALANILYTPVKNCMVGAEFQWGNRENYNDGWSTSINKIQFSFKYNFSEAFYRKNQ; this is encoded by the coding sequence ATGAAAAAAAGGTTTTTACAAATGGTCACGATCAGGCATCGAGCCATTATAATTTGTTTTCTCATTTCCGCTTTAGCTCAAGCTCAAGAAGAAGGATCTAAAAGCATGGAAATCTATGGTTTCATTATGACCGATGTTGGTTATAATTTTAATCAAATTCAATCAGATTGGTATGATGTGGTAAGGCCAACTAAACTGCCTTCGTATAAAAATGAATATGGTCCAGACGGCAATTACTATGCTTCTGTACGCCAGACTAGACTTGGCTTTAAAAATTATTTTAATACTGGACTTGGAGAATTGAAAACACATTTCGAATTCGAGTTGTTTGGTACTGGTGTAGATGCTGGACAGACTACTTTTCGTTTGCGTCATGCTTATGCCGAGTTAGGAAAATTTGGAGCTGGACAAACTTGGAGCCCCTTTATGGATATTGGCGTATTTCCGAATTCACTAGAATATTGGGGGCCAACTGGAATGGTGTTTTTTAGAAACATTCAGATTCGATATATGCCAATTCAAGGCGATACTCGTTTAACCATTGCATTAGAAAGACCTGGAGCAAGTGCCGATCAGGGAGATTATGCCAATCGTGTAGAATTGCAAGGCGTAAAAGCAAGATTTCCGTTGCCAGACCTTTCAGCAGAATACCATCTTGGAACTAAATGGGGGTATATTGAGCTAGCAGGTATCGTAAGAAAAATTGAATGGAAAGATCAAAACAACGATCAGTATAATTTATCAGGAGATGCAGTAGGGTGGGGACTTAACTTAAGTACCAACATTAACTTCAGTAAAAATGATGTTTTTAGAGGGCAAGTTATGTATGGAGAAGGAGTACAGAACTACATGAATGATGCTCCTGTCGATATAGGTATTAAAAATAATCTGAGTAATCCTGTAACTCCTGTAAAAGGTGTTGCGCTTCCTGTGGTTGGTGTTGTCGCTTTTTTAGATCATAATTGGAGTGATAAGTTTAGTACTGCAATAGGATATTCGATGATTGATATTGACAACTCAGACGGACAAACAGACAGCGCCTTTAAAAAGGGACAATACGCTCTCGCAAATATCTTGTATACTCCTGTAAAAAACTGTATGGTTGGAGCTGAATTTCAGTGGGGTAACCGCGAAAATTACAACGACGGATGGAGCACTTCCATAAACAAAATACAGTTTTCTTTTAAATATAATTTCTCTGAAGCATTTTATAGAAAAAATCAATAG
- a CDS encoding tetratricopeptide repeat protein translates to MVRIHAGRLRKLLNEYYSSDGKDNSVIIHVPKGGYVPEFIHNNKMRHIDFPINTSKSNLVITVFPFKSTSQRPDLEAFSQILSEEVSAELSRFQDISVIGHFASSVISKINENILEAASLVGADFIITGHIQIIDNKMQIRVNLVNSSSGKFILTKLFTPATIDDGIRIQNEIVKDIVSSMGGYYGIIFKEMVKTAPSKISNNSGILKAICSYHEYQCSYSIENYANALSNLNDAVELDPNHAIAWAMLGEMQLVAIALGIDNCKKTIEKSSHCITKALKIDPNCQQAWYSLALLSCFKKDQDNCLSAAEQCIKINPNSSGIISGIGRMLIFAGYFEKGFNLVENAIRINTSHPWWINIGYCYYYIHKKEYQKSLYWADNMDFNETIWDSLLKAVSLSLLNEDAKAKIQLNNLLKLQPQTPTEIKEIFCSFMFSDEVVFRMVNSLKRIGLKEDI, encoded by the coding sequence ATGGTTCGTATTCATGCAGGGCGATTAAGAAAACTTCTCAATGAATATTATTCTTCTGACGGAAAAGATAATTCGGTGATTATTCATGTCCCCAAAGGCGGTTACGTTCCCGAATTTATTCATAATAACAAAATGAGGCACATTGATTTCCCTATTAACACAAGTAAATCAAATCTGGTCATCACAGTATTTCCATTTAAATCGACTTCTCAAAGGCCCGATTTAGAAGCTTTCTCTCAAATTCTTTCCGAAGAAGTAAGCGCAGAACTTTCGCGTTTTCAAGACATTTCTGTAATAGGCCATTTTGCATCTAGTGTAATTTCAAAAATTAATGAAAATATTCTAGAAGCCGCCAGTTTAGTAGGCGCCGATTTTATTATAACAGGGCATATTCAAATTATTGATAATAAAATGCAGATCAGAGTCAATCTTGTAAACTCCTCATCTGGTAAATTTATATTGACTAAATTGTTTACGCCTGCCACAATCGATGACGGTATTAGAATACAAAATGAAATCGTGAAAGATATCGTTTCCAGCATGGGCGGTTATTATGGCATTATCTTTAAAGAAATGGTAAAAACAGCACCTTCTAAAATATCAAACAATTCGGGTATTTTAAAAGCAATCTGCAGTTATCACGAATATCAATGCTCCTATTCTATAGAAAATTATGCAAATGCATTGTCCAATTTAAATGATGCCGTAGAATTAGATCCAAACCATGCTATAGCTTGGGCAATGTTGGGCGAAATGCAATTGGTCGCTATCGCTCTTGGAATAGACAACTGCAAGAAAACAATCGAAAAAAGCAGTCACTGTATTACAAAAGCATTGAAAATAGATCCCAACTGCCAACAGGCTTGGTATTCTCTAGCACTTTTAAGCTGTTTTAAAAAAGATCAAGATAACTGTCTTTCTGCCGCAGAGCAATGCATAAAAATAAACCCTAATTCTTCTGGCATTATCTCAGGAATAGGTCGCATGTTAATTTTTGCAGGCTATTTTGAGAAAGGCTTTAATTTAGTAGAAAATGCAATTCGAATAAATACTTCGCATCCGTGGTGGATTAATATTGGATATTGCTACTATTACATTCATAAAAAAGAATATCAAAAGTCCTTATACTGGGCAGACAATATGGACTTTAACGAAACCATTTGGGATTCTTTGCTAAAAGCGGTTTCCTTATCCCTGCTAAATGAAGATGCAAAAGCTAAAATACAGCTAAACAACCTTCTAAAACTACAACCCCAAACTCCAACAGAAATCAAAGAAATATTTTGCAGTTTTATGTTTTCTGATGAGGTTGTTTTTAGAATGGTAAACAGCTTAAAAAGAATTGGATTAAAAGAAGATATTTGA
- a CDS encoding Lrp/AsnC family transcriptional regulator: MQELSKQEIELLRILQENARFDITDLTERLNMSRTSVYDRIKKLENEGYIKDYVAIIDPKKVGLNFTVIINLSLNSQRLDLVEEFSRQVAALDEVVEGYVTGGIFDYVLKVVVKDPESFNDFIRKLSDIPNISKVQSSFVMSYIKQSTKLHF, from the coding sequence ATGCAAGAATTAAGCAAACAAGAGATAGAGTTACTTCGAATTCTTCAAGAGAACGCAAGATTTGATATAACCGATTTGACAGAAAGACTCAATATGTCTAGAACTTCTGTTTACGACCGAATTAAAAAACTTGAAAACGAGGGGTATATTAAAGATTATGTCGCTATAATTGATCCTAAAAAAGTTGGATTAAATTTTACTGTCATTATAAATCTTTCTCTAAACAGCCAACGTTTAGATCTTGTAGAAGAATTTTCGAGGCAAGTCGCAGCACTTGATGAGGTTGTAGAAGGATATGTTACAGGAGGGATTTTTGATTATGTTTTGAAAGTTGTGGTAAAAGATCCAGAATCGTTTAATGATTTTATTAGAAAGCTTTCAGATATCCCAAATATCAGTAAAGTCCAGAGTTCTTTTGTTATGAGCTACATTAAGCAATCAACTAAATTGCATTTTTAA
- a CDS encoding EamA family transporter has product MNKYIIIVALGALSFGMLSSFAKIAYGEGYSPAEITLTQALAGTLILWSIVIFRKLKYGTKLTLNWKLLLAGTTMGSSAYTYYLSVAYIPASLAIVLLMQITWLSILVDWIFFKKKPNTVEVGSTLFIILGTILAGNLLDLSNANISFTGIALSLLSALLYTLYIVFTSKIGKETPMFEKSALMTSGSAMIIFLINCEAITTSTHLDFGLLQWGTFLAIFGTVIPPICFTVGMPKIGAGLSSVLLTLELPAAVFCAHIILGEKVTFLQIIGIAIMLGSIVYLNISKAKKDKVIQNETAIC; this is encoded by the coding sequence ATGAACAAATATATTATCATCGTCGCTTTGGGCGCATTAAGTTTCGGAATGCTTTCTTCTTTTGCCAAAATCGCTTACGGAGAAGGTTATTCACCTGCCGAAATCACTTTGACACAAGCACTTGCAGGAACTTTAATTTTATGGTCTATCGTTATTTTCAGAAAATTAAAATACGGCACTAAACTAACATTAAATTGGAAATTGCTTTTAGCAGGAACCACAATGGGCTCTTCGGCTTATACTTACTATTTATCTGTGGCTTATATTCCGGCATCATTAGCAATTGTTTTATTAATGCAAATTACCTGGCTAAGTATTTTGGTCGATTGGATATTTTTCAAGAAAAAACCAAATACGGTAGAAGTCGGTTCGACACTTTTTATCATTTTAGGAACTATTCTCGCAGGAAACCTTTTAGACTTAAGCAATGCTAATATATCATTTACAGGAATAGCTTTGAGTTTATTATCGGCTTTGCTTTATACACTTTATATCGTTTTTACGAGCAAAATTGGCAAAGAAACTCCCATGTTCGAAAAAAGTGCTTTAATGACCAGTGGTTCTGCCATGATTATATTTTTAATTAACTGTGAAGCCATTACTACAAGTACACATTTAGATTTTGGATTGTTGCAATGGGGAACATTTTTAGCCATTTTTGGAACCGTAATTCCGCCTATCTGTTTTACAGTCGGGATGCCTAAAATTGGCGCTGGCTTAAGTTCTGTTTTACTAACTTTAGAATTACCTGCGGCTGTTTTTTGCGCTCATATTATTTTGGGAGAAAAAGTCACTTTTCTGCAAATTATCGGAATTGCGATAATGCTTGGCTCAATCGTGTATCTTAACATATCGAAAGCTAAAAAGGATAAAGTGATTCAAAACGAAACCGCAATATGTTAA
- a CDS encoding alpha/beta fold hydrolase, with amino-acid sequence MLIHINENNLYAEYHNNFENRPTIVFLHDSLGCVELWRDFPRRIATLCQCNILIYDRLGYGKSDPMQTYIRPVNYLEQEADVLNLLLENLNIENAILFGHSDGGSIALIAVSKYPNRIKMVICEAAHIFVEEITLNGIREAAEAYQNTNLPQRLQKYHGNKTETIFKAWTETWSRNDFRNWNIEHFLPKIKSPLLFIQGEKDEYGTLDQVEKTITATSGKAEKYIIPNTGHTPHKETPEIAIEKIVAFITAYN; translated from the coding sequence ATGTTAATCCATATAAACGAAAATAATCTTTACGCCGAATATCACAATAATTTTGAAAATCGTCCGACTATTGTTTTCCTGCATGATTCTTTGGGTTGTGTAGAACTATGGAGAGATTTTCCAAGAAGAATTGCGACCCTTTGCCAATGCAACATTTTAATTTATGACAGATTAGGCTACGGAAAATCGGATCCTATGCAGACTTATATTCGTCCTGTAAATTATCTGGAACAAGAAGCTGACGTTTTAAACTTATTACTCGAAAATCTAAATATTGAAAATGCCATTTTATTTGGCCACAGCGATGGAGGTTCGATCGCATTAATTGCCGTAAGTAAATATCCAAATCGAATTAAAATGGTCATTTGTGAAGCGGCTCATATTTTTGTTGAAGAAATTACCCTAAACGGTATTCGCGAAGCTGCTGAAGCGTATCAAAATACAAACTTGCCTCAAAGGCTCCAAAAATATCACGGAAACAAAACCGAAACTATTTTTAAAGCTTGGACTGAAACTTGGTCGCGAAATGATTTTAGAAACTGGAATATTGAACATTTCCTTCCCAAAATCAAATCTCCGCTACTATTTATCCAAGGTGAAAAAGATGAATATGGAACTTTAGATCAAGTCGAAAAAACAATAACTGCTACATCTGGGAAAGCTGAAAAGTATATAATACCAAATACAGGACATACACCACACAAAGAAACTCCAGAAATTGCAATAGAAAAAATAGTCGCGTTTATTACAGCTTATAACTAA
- a CDS encoding putative DNA modification/repair radical SAM protein gives MVQERVMEKLAILADATKYDVSCSSGQSTRKNKNKGLGDTGGGICHAFTEDGRCVSLLKILLTNHCIFDCAYCVSRKSNDIKRVAFTVQEVVDLTIGFYRRNYIEGLFLSSGIFDNADYTMERLVRIVKKLRLEENFNGYIHLKAIPGASEELLKEAGLYADRLSVNVEMPTEQSLKLLAPDKNHKDVIKPMEYLKNEIIDYQEEKKSNYKTPLFAPAGQSTQMVIGATKENDMEILGMANYFYEQMKMRRVYYSGYVPISHDNRLPAIGTPVPMIRENRLYQADWLIRYYGFNVNEIVGFDQPNLDLDIDPKLGWALRNLHQFPVDINTADLELIQRIPGIGFLSAKKIVRRKKFQKITARRFKEIRNCLQPIEVFLGFFFAFLYAKRPNFCSNKKSDFEFAKQ, from the coding sequence ATGGTACAGGAAAGAGTAATGGAGAAATTGGCGATTTTAGCAGATGCGACCAAATATGATGTTTCTTGCTCATCAGGACAAAGTACACGAAAAAACAAAAACAAAGGATTGGGCGACACAGGAGGCGGAATCTGCCATGCCTTTACAGAAGACGGACGCTGTGTTTCGCTTTTAAAAATCCTACTTACCAACCATTGCATTTTTGATTGCGCCTATTGTGTGAGCCGTAAAAGCAATGATATTAAACGAGTCGCTTTTACCGTTCAGGAGGTTGTTGATTTGACAATTGGTTTTTATCGAAGAAATTACATTGAAGGGTTATTTTTGAGTTCTGGCATCTTCGACAATGCCGATTATACTATGGAACGTCTGGTTAGAATTGTCAAAAAACTTAGATTGGAGGAAAATTTTAATGGTTATATCCATTTAAAAGCAATTCCAGGTGCTAGCGAAGAATTACTAAAAGAAGCTGGATTATATGCCGACCGTTTGAGCGTAAATGTTGAAATGCCAACAGAACAGAGTCTTAAACTATTGGCTCCAGATAAAAATCATAAAGACGTGATTAAGCCAATGGAATATCTTAAAAACGAAATTATCGATTATCAGGAAGAGAAAAAATCCAATTACAAAACACCGCTTTTTGCTCCAGCTGGACAAAGCACGCAAATGGTAATTGGCGCAACAAAAGAAAATGACATGGAAATTCTCGGAATGGCCAATTATTTTTACGAACAAATGAAAATGCGCCGTGTCTATTATTCTGGTTATGTGCCAATAAGCCACGATAACAGGCTTCCTGCCATTGGAACTCCAGTGCCTATGATTCGCGAAAACCGATTGTATCAAGCAGATTGGCTAATTCGCTACTACGGATTTAATGTCAATGAAATTGTTGGTTTTGACCAGCCAAATCTTGACTTAGATATTGATCCTAAATTGGGTTGGGCATTGCGAAATCTGCATCAATTTCCAGTAGATATCAATACGGCAGATTTAGAATTAATTCAGCGTATTCCGGGCATAGGTTTTTTGAGCGCGAAAAAGATTGTTCGTCGCAAGAAATTTCAAAAAATTACAGCCAGAAGATTTAAAGAAATTAGGAATTGCTTACAGCCGATCGAAGTTTTTCTTGGCTTTTTCTTCGCCTTTCTATATGCAAAAAGACCTAACTTCTGTTCAAATAAAAAGTCAGATTTTGAATTTGCAAAACAGTAA
- a CDS encoding TIGR03915 family putative DNA repair protein, with translation MTQIVYDGSYEGWLTAVFEIYEYKLKGIVFAKEEISNTLLFSNSHFVTTNGEKANRVLNDLQQRLSHHGFNNIYFAFLSELEKIEEILFRFVEYAFASPINIEGDLSRIEVSNVKKAAHLTGKESHRMKAFVRFKLTKDNLYYAIVDPDCDVLPIIEQHFKNRYSDQRWLIYDSKRKYGIYYDLENVSTVEMQFESNASSSFLAEINDENEEFFQNLWRNYFCSVNIESRKNTKLHIKHMPKRYWKNLTEKIPNLNKR, from the coding sequence ATGACACAAATAGTTTATGATGGAAGTTATGAAGGCTGGCTCACCGCGGTTTTTGAAATTTACGAGTACAAACTTAAAGGCATTGTTTTTGCCAAAGAAGAAATTTCAAATACCCTTCTTTTTTCCAATTCCCATTTTGTAACAACAAATGGAGAAAAAGCAAATCGAGTTTTAAATGACTTGCAGCAGCGTCTTTCGCATCATGGTTTCAACAATATTTATTTTGCCTTTTTATCTGAATTGGAAAAGATAGAAGAAATCTTGTTTCGATTTGTCGAATATGCTTTTGCAAGTCCAATTAATATAGAAGGAGATTTAAGCCGAATCGAAGTTTCGAATGTAAAAAAAGCAGCGCATTTAACGGGAAAAGAAAGTCATAGAATGAAAGCTTTTGTTCGGTTTAAACTAACAAAAGACAATTTATACTATGCCATTGTAGATCCAGATTGCGATGTTTTACCAATTATTGAACAGCATTTTAAAAATCGATATTCAGATCAACGCTGGCTAATTTACGACTCCAAACGCAAATACGGAATTTACTACGATCTAGAGAATGTCTCTACTGTCGAAATGCAGTTTGAATCGAATGCATCTTCGAGTTTTTTAGCCGAAATAAATGATGAAAACGAGGAGTTTTTTCAGAATTTATGGCGCAACTATTTCTGTAGTGTCAATATAGAATCGCGAAAAAACACGAAACTTCATATCAAACACATGCCAAAACGATATTGGAAAAATTTGACAGAGAAAATTCCAAACCTCAACAAAAGGTAA
- a CDS encoding glycoside hydrolase family 130 protein encodes MRVSVVRKNIKLLPDSKRVVARYFMNGQERTQQMVLRIMMLDEKQVLQTLEQTLREFARRHRNISAVFFRHCERIRPIIEAMQIDYEAMSLDRKMLIGSYCTMEYAIESVAIFNPSIVEDFDQTGLEVGEKRVIISFRATGEGHISSIVFRRAILDRDNNLHIMKIGNHIDQAEIEHKTLFNKERFLTKLYEMHTTDKYIAQIMQDLPEEFEFAVLKNMLIEALKDPLIREERKVALEEILWLANSFYDLQFKHDSDITERVIFPISDSESRGIEDARFVRFTDDNGSVRVMATYTAYNGHTILPKLISTEDFYSFRVMPLHGEGAQNKNLALFPRKIKGKYAMLARIDGVNNYIMYSDRVTQWNTPVLLQKPKFTWELTQIGNCGSPLWTEEGWLVITHGVGTMRRYCIGASLFDLDDPSKEIGRLTEPLLSPLEDEREGYVPNVVYSCGAIIHNNSLILPYAVSDYCSTYAVVDMVELLDALKKSK; translated from the coding sequence ATGCGAGTATCCGTTGTTCGAAAAAATATAAAATTATTACCAGATTCCAAAAGAGTTGTTGCCCGATATTTTATGAATGGGCAAGAAAGAACCCAGCAAATGGTACTTCGGATAATGATGCTAGACGAAAAACAAGTTTTGCAGACTTTGGAGCAGACGCTTCGTGAATTTGCTAGAAGACACCGAAATATTTCGGCAGTATTTTTTAGACATTGCGAAAGAATACGACCAATAATCGAAGCAATGCAAATTGATTATGAAGCGATGTCTCTAGACCGAAAAATGCTGATTGGCTCTTATTGCACGATGGAATATGCGATAGAATCGGTCGCGATTTTTAATCCTTCTATTGTTGAAGATTTTGACCAGACGGGACTTGAAGTTGGAGAAAAACGCGTTATTATTTCATTTCGGGCAACTGGTGAAGGTCATATTTCGTCGATTGTTTTTAGAAGAGCAATTTTAGATCGTGACAATAATCTGCATATCATGAAAATAGGAAATCATATTGATCAAGCAGAAATTGAGCATAAAACATTGTTTAATAAAGAACGATTTTTGACCAAGCTGTATGAGATGCATACAACTGATAAATATATTGCTCAGATTATGCAGGATCTTCCTGAAGAATTTGAATTTGCTGTTCTTAAAAATATGTTGATTGAGGCTTTAAAAGATCCTTTAATTCGTGAAGAAAGAAAAGTTGCACTGGAAGAAATTTTGTGGTTGGCAAATTCTTTCTACGATTTGCAGTTCAAACACGATTCTGATATTACAGAGCGTGTCATTTTTCCAATTTCTGATTCTGAAAGTCGCGGAATAGAGGATGCGCGTTTTGTTCGTTTTACTGATGATAATGGCTCTGTTAGAGTTATGGCAACATATACAGCTTATAACGGACATACAATTTTGCCGAAGTTAATTTCTACTGAAGATTTTTATAGTTTTAGAGTTATGCCGCTTCATGGAGAAGGTGCACAAAACAAAAATCTAGCTCTATTTCCTCGAAAAATAAAAGGCAAGTATGCCATGCTGGCGAGAATTGATGGTGTGAATAATTATATTATGTATTCTGATCGAGTAACACAATGGAACACACCTGTTCTTTTGCAAAAGCCTAAATTTACTTGGGAACTTACTCAAATAGGAAATTGCGGTTCGCCATTATGGACCGAAGAAGGCTGGCTTGTTATTACACATGGAGTTGGTACTATGCGACGTTATTGTATTGGAGCTTCGCTATTTGATCTTGATGATCCTTCAAAAGAAATAGGAAGACTTACAGAACCGTTGCTTTCTCCTTTAGAAGATGAACGAGAAGGTTATGTGCCAAATGTAGTGTATTCTTGCGGGGCAATTATTCATAACAATAGTTTAATCTTGCCTTATGCCGTATCTGACTATTGTTCTACTTATGCTGTGGTAGATATGGTAGAGTTGCTGGACGCACTTAAGAAAAGCAAGTAA
- a CDS encoding helix-turn-helix transcriptional regulator: MKNKVKFLREEKNMTQNELAEKSGLSLRTIQRIEAGSILKGFTLKTIAEALETDLENLIFKKENIQIERAKLINLSVLSGLIIPFGSVIFPLILSYKTKDATNKELGKQIVSLQIILSLLLSVLMIASPFIQKSFVLKFPLFIIPLIAILSLKLLIVILNGISLNQKQDLAIKLKNNFL; encoded by the coding sequence ATGAAGAATAAAGTTAAATTTTTGAGGGAAGAAAAAAACATGACTCAAAATGAACTTGCCGAAAAATCTGGCCTTTCTCTACGAACGATTCAGAGAATTGAAGCTGGAAGTATTCTTAAAGGTTTTACATTAAAAACTATTGCCGAAGCTTTAGAAACCGATCTTGAAAACCTCATTTTTAAAAAGGAAAATATTCAAATCGAAAGAGCAAAACTTATTAATCTTTCTGTTTTATCTGGACTTATAATTCCGTTTGGAAGCGTTATTTTTCCTTTAATATTATCTTATAAAACCAAAGATGCTACAAACAAAGAATTAGGAAAACAAATTGTAAGCCTTCAAATTATTTTAAGCCTTTTACTTTCCGTTTTAATGATTGCAAGTCCGTTTATTCAAAAGTCTTTTGTTCTAAAATTTCCGCTTTTCATTATTCCTTTAATTGCAATTCTTAGTCTAAAACTTCTTATTGTTATTCTAAACGGAATTAGTTTAAACCAAAAACAAGATTTAGCTATAAAACTGAAAAACAACTTTTTATAA
- a CDS encoding DUF4494 domain-containing protein, translated as MSAIWYECKVKYRKTDETGGQKVLTEPYLVDALSYTEAEKRMTEEMVAYTSEEFKITAIKVANYAEIHPFENADRWFKSKITLIAYDEESGKERKTSMYMLVQANDVREAYDNTLHIMKNTMGEYSIPAISETAIMDVFPYFSGEEGETEMLERFNTLKASKPEKPEAEMIDHMEFETAVEE; from the coding sequence ATGAGCGCAATTTGGTACGAATGCAAAGTAAAATATAGAAAAACAGATGAAACTGGAGGACAAAAAGTTTTAACCGAGCCTTATTTGGTTGATGCTTTGTCTTATACGGAAGCTGAAAAAAGAATGACTGAAGAAATGGTCGCGTACACTAGCGAAGAATTTAAAATCACAGCTATTAAAGTGGCAAATTATGCCGAAATTCATCCTTTTGAAAATGCAGACAGATGGTTTAAATCTAAAATCACTTTAATTGCTTACGATGAAGAAAGTGGAAAAGAAAGAAAAACAAGCATGTATATGCTGGTTCAAGCAAATGATGTTCGCGAAGCTTATGACAACACACTTCATATAATGAAAAATACAATGGGAGAATATTCTATTCCTGCTATTTCAGAAACGGCAATTATGGATGTTTTTCCTTATTTCAGCGGTGAAGAGGGCGAAACAGAAATGTTGGAAAGATTTAATACTTTAAAAGCTTCTAAACCAGAAAAACCAGAAGCAGAAATGATTGACCATATGGAATTTGAAACTGCTGTCGAGGAATAA
- a CDS encoding DUF4269 domain-containing protein: MINFKDLSYLQTGNTKQQAAFTVLTQYRVLENLVAFDPILVGTIPINIDIENSDLDIICYWKNKSNFIDKVKKLFEKEDRFTIREDLINDQESVIANFFIDAFEIEIFGQNIPTEHQNGYKHMVIEHQILSSKDENFRLEIIKLKESGIKTEPAFGLLLGLEGNVYKELLKYKV; the protein is encoded by the coding sequence ATGATTAATTTCAAGGATTTATCTTATTTGCAAACCGGAAATACTAAACAGCAAGCTGCATTTACTGTTTTAACCCAATATAGAGTTCTAGAAAATCTTGTCGCATTTGATCCTATTTTGGTTGGCACGATTCCGATAAATATTGATATCGAAAACAGTGATTTGGATATTATCTGTTACTGGAAAAACAAATCTAATTTTATTGATAAGGTAAAAAAACTGTTTGAAAAAGAAGATCGTTTTACCATTCGAGAAGACCTCATTAATGATCAAGAATCTGTTATTGCAAATTTCTTTATTGATGCTTTTGAAATCGAAATCTTTGGACAAAATATACCAACCGAACATCAAAATGGCTATAAACATATGGTAATCGAGCACCAAATTTTAAGCTCAAAAGACGAAAACTTCAGATTGGAGATCATAAAACTAAAAGAAAGTGGCATAAAAACCGAACCTGCATTTGGCTTGCTATTAGGCTTAGAAGGAAACGTTTACAAAGAATTATTGAAATATAAAGTATAA
- a CDS encoding GIY-YIG nuclease family protein: MDEFVVYILYSEKFKKTYTGFTSNLIERFKSHNFLETKGYTPKYRPWAVIYVEFFNSKSEAMKREKYLQPIFQFFF, from the coding sequence ATGGATGAATTTGTTGTCTACATTCTTTATTCTGAAAAATTCAAGAAAACTTATACTGGATTTACTTCCAATTTAATTGAAAGATTTAAATCTCATAATTTTCTTGAAACGAAAGGTTATACTCCAAAATATAGACCTTGGGCAGTAATTTATGTTGAGTTTTTTAATTCAAAATCTGAAGCTATGAAAAGAGAAAAATATCTACAACCAATATTCCAATTTTTTTTCTGA